One genomic window of Gavia stellata isolate bGavSte3 chromosome 7, bGavSte3.hap2, whole genome shotgun sequence includes the following:
- the TP53I11 gene encoding tumor protein p53-inducible protein 11 — MAAKQPPPLMKKHSQTDLVSRLKTRKILGVGGEDDDGEVHRSKISQVLGNEIKFAVREPLGLRVWQLVSAVMFSGVAIMALAFPDQLYDAVFDEESASSKAAVRLYGGALLSISLIMWNALYTAEKVVIRWTLLTEACYFAVQFLVTTVSLVESSRIATGAVLLLVSRALFVLISIYYYYQVGRRPKKV, encoded by the exons ATGGCAGCGAAGCAGCCCCCGCCGCTGATGAAGAAGCACAGCCAGACCGACCTGGTGAGCAGGCTGAAGACGCGCAAGATCCTGGGGGTCGGCGGGGAGGACGACGACGGCGAGGTCCATCGCTCGAAG ATTAGCCAAGTGCTGGGAAATGAAATCAAGTTTGCTGTCCGGGAACCACTGGGGCTCAG GGTCTGGCAGCTGGTTTCCGCCGTCATGTTTTCCGGGGTCGCCATCATG GCCCTTGCTTTCCCTGACCAGCTCTACGACGCCGTCTTCGACGAGGAATCGGCGAGCAGCAAGGCTGCCGTCCGGCTCTACGGAGGAGCCCTCCTCA GTATCTCGCTCATCATGTGGAACGCTCTCTACACGGCCGAAAAAGTCGTCATCCGCTGGACCTTGCTGACGGAGGCTTGCTACTTCGCCGTGCAGTTCCTGG ttACCACCGTCTCCCTGGTTGAGAGTAGCCGGATAGCCACAGGTGCCGTGCTCCTCCTGGTCAGCCGAGCCCTCTTCGTCCTCATCAGCATTTATTACTATTATCAAGTTGGACGCCGTCCCAAGAAAGTCTAA